The Methanomicrobiales archaeon genome has a segment encoding these proteins:
- a CDS encoding glycosyltransferase family 4 protein — protein MKIAICAVQVPFVKGGAEYHFDNLYAELLKRDYDVEYIKIPFKWYPPEEIVNHALIWRLLDLSESNGMKIDGVIAQKFPSYLVRHPNKVVWLLHQHRPAYDLAHTEMDDLLPYGKLGEIVRQKIYKMDYLGLNEARKIYTNSENVARRLWRYNRIAGEPLYHPPPLMGQYRCESYCDYIFYPSRVDAIKRQDLAIKCLQHCNSNIRLKIAGTGPHLDYIRSLAKECGVDDRVDILGYVPEEELLDLYANAAAVVYVPIDEDMGYVTLEAFLSKKPVITCTDSGGPLEFVEDSVNGFIAAPSPESIAEKVQQLFENGLCEKMGQNGYRKVSSMNLSWDNVIKKLLEPMQ, from the coding sequence ATGAAAATTGCGATATGCGCAGTCCAGGTGCCTTTTGTAAAAGGAGGGGCAGAGTATCATTTTGATAATCTTTATGCTGAGTTACTAAAGAGGGATTACGATGTTGAGTATATTAAAATTCCTTTTAAATGGTACCCTCCAGAGGAAATAGTAAACCATGCTTTGATCTGGAGGTTGTTGGATCTCTCCGAAAGCAATGGCATGAAGATTGACGGGGTTATTGCGCAAAAATTTCCATCGTATCTTGTAAGACATCCTAATAAGGTCGTGTGGCTTCTCCACCAGCATAGGCCAGCATACGATCTAGCACATACAGAGATGGACGACTTATTACCTTACGGAAAACTTGGGGAAATTGTCAGACAAAAGATATATAAAATGGATTATCTCGGCCTCAACGAGGCGAGGAAAATTTATACAAACTCTGAAAATGTAGCGCGAAGGTTATGGAGATATAATCGAATTGCAGGAGAACCACTTTACCATCCCCCGCCGCTCATGGGTCAATATCGGTGCGAAAGTTATTGCGATTATATTTTTTATCCCAGTAGGGTTGACGCGATAAAAAGACAGGATCTTGCAATTAAATGTCTGCAGCATTGCAATTCAAATATTCGTCTCAAGATTGCGGGAACCGGTCCTCATCTTGACTATATAAGATCGCTGGCAAAGGAATGTGGGGTTGACGATCGCGTTGACATCTTAGGCTATGTTCCTGAAGAGGAACTGCTGGATCTTTACGCTAACGCAGCCGCTGTTGTTTATGTTCCTATAGATGAAGATATGGGGTACGTAACGCTCGAAGCTTTTCTCTCAAAAAAGCCGGTGATAACCTGTACAGATTCGGGCGGTCCGCTGGAGTTTGTTGAAGACTCAGTGAATGGGTTTATTGCTGCCCCCTCACCCGAAAGTATTGCCGAAAAAGTCCAACAATTATTTGAAAACGGACTTTGTGAAAAAATGGGACAGAATGGGTACAGAAAAGTTTCCTCCATGAATCTCTCTTGGGATAATGTAATCAAAAAACTCCTGGAGCCGATGCAATGA
- a CDS encoding ABC transporter permease has translation MLLDHARTIYGYRNLIRTLAWGEFKQRYKNSILGYFWSLLEPLLMLVVLYVVFSNLMRIQVEYYQLFLLLGIILWNFLARATSLGLSAIVGRPSLVQKIYFPRDILVISICITALLMSIFESVVFALFMVVFQVPPSPTLVYVPLILLILFVFALGISLAIAALNVYYRDVQFIWAVVLQAGFFATPILYPVTIFPEGLRELFLLNPMAHIVIEARNTIIYATAPSPGSLLYAGIASLAALAIGYLIFARYEPGFAEEM, from the coding sequence ATGCTTCTTGACCATGCTAGGACCATCTACGGCTATCGCAACCTGATCCGGACACTCGCCTGGGGTGAGTTCAAGCAGCGCTACAAGAACTCGATCCTCGGATACTTCTGGTCGCTGCTCGAACCCCTGCTGATGCTCGTGGTTCTCTATGTGGTCTTTTCAAACCTCATGCGGATTCAGGTGGAGTACTACCAGCTCTTCCTGCTGCTCGGGATCATACTCTGGAACTTTCTCGCCCGGGCAACGTCGCTCGGGCTTTCCGCGATCGTCGGAAGACCGAGTCTGGTCCAGAAGATCTACTTCCCGAGAGATATTCTCGTGATCTCGATCTGCATCACAGCCTTACTCATGAGCATCTTCGAGTCCGTGGTTTTTGCGCTCTTCATGGTGGTCTTCCAGGTGCCGCCCTCGCCGACGCTCGTCTACGTGCCGCTGATCCTGCTGATCCTATTCGTGTTCGCCCTCGGGATATCACTCGCCATCGCGGCCCTGAACGTCTACTATCGTGACGTCCAGTTCATATGGGCGGTCGTCCTGCAGGCTGGCTTCTTCGCCACCCCGATCCTCTATCCCGTCACGATCTTCCCGGAGGGGCTTCGGGAGCTCTTTCTTCTGAATCCAATGGCCCATATCGTTATCGAAGCGAGAAACACGATCATCTACGCGACGGCGCCATCACCGGGCAGCCTCCTCTATGCAGGCATCGCCTCGCTCGCTGCACTCGCGATAGGCTACCTGATCTTTGCCCGCTACGAGCCCGGGTTTGCGGAGGAGATGTGA
- a CDS encoding glycosyltransferase family 4 protein produces MRIAYFSPVSPQKTGIADYSECELLPYLSRYMDIDIFIDINVKPDNGFLIENFDIYPYTEYERLKGYYDIPLYHMGNNQLHEFIYRSLIKNPGITVFHDIYLHGFLSSISIARGNADRYREEFGYCYGEKGVMIADRAIQAKAYPDFEYPLIRRILDNSLGIVCHNEFCVQTALREKHDISIAKINHPMTIPKEIREVEKRNIKAIKNKLSIPEKNPIIISFGYISPHKRYHVLLNSFKNLLNDYPDAVLLLVGEDLMRIDGLIARLGLDQSVIKTGFVPFAETLNYLAIADYCVNLRHPTAGETSGSILRIMAAKKPVIVSDVGWFSEIPDDCCLKVAVDSYEEDLLLAYMQTLAANARMRETIGENALRWVEREHNPDRIAKEFYRYIKSVVDGDEIVMTQISEALLDLGVDEQDDNLLGHVSKTIRDVL; encoded by the coding sequence ATGAGAATTGCATATTTCTCACCTGTAAGTCCTCAGAAGACGGGAATTGCTGATTATTCCGAGTGTGAATTACTGCCGTACCTTTCCAGATACATGGATATTGATATTTTTATCGATATAAATGTAAAGCCGGATAATGGGTTCTTAATCGAAAATTTTGACATCTACCCTTATACCGAATATGAAAGGTTGAAAGGATACTATGACATTCCGCTCTATCATATGGGCAACAATCAACTTCACGAATTCATTTATCGTTCGTTGATAAAAAATCCCGGAATTACTGTTTTCCATGATATTTACTTACATGGTTTTTTATCGAGCATTTCCATTGCACGAGGCAATGCTGACCGCTACAGAGAGGAGTTTGGATACTGCTATGGTGAAAAGGGTGTGATGATAGCGGATCGTGCGATTCAAGCTAAGGCATATCCAGATTTTGAGTATCCACTCATCAGGAGAATTCTCGACAACAGTCTGGGGATTGTCTGTCACAATGAGTTCTGCGTTCAGACAGCATTAAGAGAAAAGCATGATATTAGTATCGCTAAGATAAATCATCCCATGACAATCCCCAAAGAGATCAGAGAGGTGGAAAAACGCAATATCAAGGCAATAAAGAATAAATTATCAATACCGGAAAAAAATCCGATAATTATTAGCTTTGGTTACATTTCCCCCCATAAACGATATCACGTACTGCTCAATTCTTTTAAAAACCTATTAAACGATTATCCAGATGCGGTTCTTCTTCTTGTTGGAGAAGATCTGATGAGAATTGATGGCCTGATCGCTAGACTTGGATTGGACCAATCAGTAATAAAGACTGGTTTTGTGCCTTTTGCCGAAACTCTCAACTATCTAGCAATAGCTGATTACTGTGTCAATCTTCGGCATCCGACAGCAGGTGAAACAAGTGGAAGCATTTTGAGAATCATGGCAGCGAAAAAACCTGTCATCGTCTCAGATGTGGGGTGGTTCTCCGAAATTCCCGATGATTGCTGTTTAAAGGTTGCCGTGGATTCCTACGAAGAAGATCTTCTCCTTGCATATATGCAGACTCTTGCTGCAAATGCTAGAATGCGCGAGACCATCGGAGAGAACGCACTGCGATGGGTAGAGCGTGAACATAACCCCGATAGAATAGCAAAAGAGTTTTACCGGTATATTAAATCGGTTGTTGATGGGGATGAGATTGTGATGACACAGATATCAGAAGCGTTGCTGGATCTGGGTGTTGATGAGCAGGATGATAATTTGCTGGGGCACGTTTCAAAAACAATACGAGATGTCTTGTAA
- a CDS encoding DUF86 domain-containing protein: MESGILSEYLDMKYDIERHTGFALQRIAKKGCHEERDRKENGPAAGMRQDTGFVWKIQPPIDPGGLHAPGSQKYLEVALESCIFIGERIIAAQGLRKPDTYKEVIEIVGEQGILPGPFAARFAEAVNLRNILVRRYRHRNSIRHPAEQPRRLQRVCPVYCGVSGNG, encoded by the coding sequence GTGGAGAGCGGGATCCTGTCGGAGTACCTGGATATGAAGTACGATATCGAGCGGCATACCGGATTCGCGCTCCAAAGGATTGCAAAAAAGGGCTGCCATGAAGAACGAGATCGTAAGGAAAATGGACCGGCTGCAGGAATGCGTCAGGATACTGGATTCGTATGGAAAATTCAGCCTCCAATAGATCCGGGAGGACTACACGCTCCGGGGAGCCAGAAGTATCTTGAGGTCGCCCTCGAATCCTGCATCTTTATCGGGGAGAGGATCATCGCCGCCCAAGGTCTGCGAAAACCGGATACGTACAAAGAGGTGATCGAGATCGTGGGGGAGCAGGGGATTCTGCCCGGACCGTTCGCAGCACGCTTTGCCGAGGCGGTGAACCTCCGCAACATCCTGGTACGCCGATATCGGCATCGGAATTCTATTCGGCATCCTGCAGAACAACCTCGGAGACTTCAGCGAGTTTGCCCGGTATATTGCGGGGTATCTGGAAACGGTTGA
- a CDS encoding glycosyltransferase yields the protein MKVAIFHDFFGAVGGAEKVTLCMAKALGADVITTDTRALGVLELPGKCISLGETMKIPPLKQVSATMMFLNCDFSDEYDFFIFSGNWAQYAGKKHHPNLWYCHSPTRAFYDLYSTYLSRQNLVRRQFFRIWANSHRILDQRSIRYMDSIVANSENVRTRIKRFYHRDASIIYPPIDTSSYPCKEYGNFWLSVNRLYPEKRIELQTEAFRSMPDERLIIVGGYSEGDHAAPYVNRIRRDLPENVELRGEISEKELVDLYAQCKGFITTARDEDFGMAPVEAMAAGKSVVAVNEGGYRESVIDGVTGFLVPAEVPAIVGAVRTVSANPELYRQACLARAKMFDRSAFEEQIRRVVNDAS from the coding sequence ATGAAGGTGGCAATATTTCATGATTTTTTTGGGGCCGTAGGCGGCGCGGAGAAGGTAACGTTGTGCATGGCGAAAGCCCTTGGTGCCGATGTTATTACAACAGACACTCGGGCACTCGGTGTGCTGGAGTTGCCCGGAAAATGTATTTCTCTTGGGGAAACGATGAAAATCCCACCACTCAAACAAGTATCTGCCACAATGATGTTTCTCAACTGCGATTTTTCCGATGAGTACGACTTCTTCATTTTCAGCGGCAACTGGGCGCAGTATGCCGGGAAGAAACACCATCCAAATCTCTGGTACTGCCACTCCCCGACGAGAGCGTTCTATGATCTCTACTCCACTTATCTCTCTCGGCAGAACCTTGTTCGTCGTCAATTTTTCCGCATATGGGCAAACAGTCACAGAATTCTGGACCAGAGGTCGATACGCTATATGGACTCAATTGTTGCTAATTCAGAGAACGTTCGCACTCGGATAAAAAGATTTTATCATCGGGATGCATCGATAATTTATCCTCCAATCGATACATCGAGCTATCCCTGTAAAGAATACGGGAATTTCTGGCTCTCAGTGAACCGTCTCTACCCCGAGAAACGGATAGAATTACAGACCGAAGCCTTTAGGTCAATGCCGGATGAGCGTCTGATCATCGTTGGCGGGTATTCGGAAGGAGATCATGCTGCCCCGTATGTTAACCGTATCCGACGAGATCTTCCTGAGAACGTCGAATTACGCGGTGAGATCTCTGAAAAGGAACTTGTGGATCTCTACGCACAGTGTAAGGGATTCATTACTACAGCTCGGGATGAAGACTTCGGGATGGCTCCGGTGGAGGCGATGGCTGCCGGAAAATCTGTTGTTGCCGTTAATGAAGGAGGGTATCGCGAAAGCGTTATCGATGGTGTCACTGGATTTCTAGTTCCGGCCGAGGTTCCTGCAATAGTTGGTGCGGTCAGGACAGTCTCAGCCAACCCGGAGCTTTATCGGCAAGCCTGCCTGGCAAGAGCGAAGATGTTTGATCGCTCCGCGTTCGAAGAGCAGATACGGCGCGTGGTGAACGATGCTTCTTGA
- a CDS encoding GDP-mannose 4,6-dehydratase yields MWKEKNVFITGIGGFAGAYLARHLVDAGAHVYGLVRRRADGSLPESIRAKGVQNAITFIEGNLEDISGLATALDIAQPDVVFHLAAQSYVPRSFTHPIETAQINSIGTNNLLEAVRRKEYDPVIVFAGSSEEYGLVFSSQEQFESARKKYGSIFPEPAAIPEVPIRETNPLRPMFPYAVSKVYGDFLMRNYYHTYGTRAIVSRAFNHEGAGRGIMFVTSVITNQVAKLAAGDLDRLTIGNVGAFRDWSHVLDVVRGYCLLAEEGQPGDVYNQGSMRTTSVLSYILFSLESAGMPVERIETFRNGKTVDAPTEKDTSDIFGVSFEKTRVDRLMLEGDLEFSLADEGIAVHSDGRRIPIVFDADRFRPAEVPILFADTTKIQRLGFRTTHSVGDIVRDQLNYFMDEKRRA; encoded by the coding sequence ATGTGGAAGGAGAAGAACGTATTCATAACCGGCATCGGAGGGTTTGCCGGTGCCTATCTGGCGCGACACCTTGTGGATGCGGGTGCTCACGTCTACGGACTGGTTCGGCGCAGGGCTGATGGCTCCCTTCCGGAGAGCATACGGGCCAAAGGGGTGCAGAACGCGATCACTTTCATCGAAGGGAACCTGGAGGACATATCGGGGCTTGCCACGGCGCTCGACATCGCACAGCCGGATGTCGTCTTTCACCTGGCGGCACAGTCCTATGTCCCCCGCTCGTTCACCCATCCCATCGAGACGGCTCAGATCAACTCCATAGGCACCAACAATCTCCTCGAAGCAGTGCGGCGGAAAGAGTACGATCCGGTGATTGTGTTTGCCGGATCCTCGGAGGAGTACGGGCTCGTCTTCAGTTCACAGGAGCAGTTCGAGTCTGCCAGAAAGAAGTACGGATCGATCTTTCCTGAGCCTGCGGCGATTCCCGAGGTCCCAATCCGGGAGACGAATCCCCTCCGTCCCATGTTCCCCTATGCTGTGAGCAAGGTCTACGGCGACTTCCTCATGCGCAACTATTATCATACCTACGGGACCCGTGCCATCGTCTCCCGCGCCTTCAACCATGAGGGAGCGGGAAGGGGGATCATGTTCGTCACGTCCGTCATCACGAACCAGGTGGCGAAACTCGCCGCCGGGGATCTCGATCGCCTCACCATCGGCAACGTGGGGGCGTTCCGCGACTGGTCCCACGTCCTCGATGTCGTGCGCGGTTACTGCCTCCTCGCGGAGGAGGGGCAACCGGGCGACGTCTACAACCAGGGGTCGATGCGGACGACATCGGTCCTGAGCTACATCCTCTTCAGTCTCGAGAGCGCGGGGATGCCGGTCGAGCGGATCGAGACGTTCCGGAACGGCAAAACCGTCGACGCTCCCACCGAGAAGGACACTTCAGATATCTTCGGGGTATCATTCGAGAAGACGCGGGTCGATCGCCTGATGCTCGAGGGCGACCTGGAATTCTCGCTGGCGGACGAGGGGATAGCCGTCCACAGTGACGGACGGAGGATACCGATCGTCTTTGACGCCGATCGGTTCAGGCCTGCAGAGGTCCCGATCCTCTTTGCCGATACGACGAAGATCCAGCGGCTGGGATTCAGGACCACGCACAGTGTCGGGGATATCGTGCGGGACCAGCTCAACTATTTCATGGACGAGAAGAGACGTGCATGA
- a CDS encoding glycosyltransferase → MKVAIFHDYFGAIGGGENVVLMMADALGADIITTDTDAVTQIARHGDVLSIGNTVKIAPFKQISAAARFAACDFSDDYDFFIFSGNWSHHAARKHHPNLWYCHILIGAMNNEQVPFYDHAGFLFRNFYRFGSSLNRPLDRRSIANIDRIVANSKNVRDQIRQHYGRTAEILYPAVDVSRYVHREAGDYWLSVNRLYPEKRIELQVDAFRMMPEERLIVVGGHAAADHSSPYIRWLKRDLPENVTLAGEVPFDELVDLYSRSKGLICTSFNEPFGITPLEAMASGKAVVAVKSGGFLETVTEETGRLVNPDPVEIVMALREIMNDIDAYRKPCLERARLFDISIFQKRIREIVQFQND, encoded by the coding sequence ATGAAGGTCGCCATTTTCCACGACTACTTCGGAGCCATTGGCGGTGGCGAGAATGTAGTTCTGATGATGGCGGATGCACTCGGTGCTGACATCATTACTACCGATACAGATGCCGTCACTCAAATTGCACGGCATGGGGATGTGCTCAGTATTGGCAATACAGTTAAAATCGCTCCTTTCAAGCAAATTTCCGCTGCGGCACGGTTCGCTGCCTGCGACTTCTCCGATGATTACGACTTCTTTATCTTCAGCGGGAACTGGTCGCATCATGCCGCAAGAAAGCATCATCCAAATCTCTGGTACTGTCACATCCTTATCGGAGCGATGAATAACGAACAGGTCCCTTTTTACGATCATGCGGGGTTTTTATTCCGGAATTTTTATCGATTCGGGTCGTCTCTCAACCGCCCGCTTGACAGACGCTCCATTGCGAATATCGACCGAATCGTTGCGAACTCGAAGAATGTCCGTGATCAGATACGTCAGCACTACGGGAGAACTGCTGAAATCCTCTATCCTGCTGTCGATGTCTCCCGCTATGTCCACCGAGAGGCAGGAGACTACTGGCTCTCGGTAAACCGACTCTACCCGGAGAAGAGAATCGAGCTCCAGGTGGATGCGTTCCGCATGATGCCCGAAGAGAGGTTAATCGTTGTCGGCGGGCACGCGGCTGCAGACCACTCATCCCCATACATCCGCTGGTTGAAACGGGATCTTCCCGAGAATGTCACGCTGGCGGGTGAAGTCCCCTTCGATGAACTCGTCGACTTATATTCCCGTTCAAAAGGTCTGATCTGCACCTCGTTCAACGAACCTTTCGGTATCACCCCTCTGGAGGCGATGGCCAGCGGCAAAGCGGTTGTTGCAGTCAAATCTGGCGGATTCCTGGAGACGGTTACGGAGGAGACGGGAAGACTTGTAAACCCCGATCCAGTTGAGATCGTCATGGCGCTCAGAGAGATCATGAACGATATTGATGCTTATCGGAAACCATGCCTAGAAAGAGCGCGACTCTTTGATATATCTATCTTCCAGAAGAGGATACGTGAGATCGTGCAATTCCAGAACGACTAG
- a CDS encoding nucleotidyltransferase domain-containing protein — MAENFPGAEEKVVEYFGSRESVRLAYLFGSAAEGREGPLSDIDIAVNLDESLDARAGFRMRLRLMSELAGILRTDRVDRVVMNDARRF, encoded by the coding sequence ATGGCGGAGAACTTCCCCGGCGCCGAGGAGAAGGTCGTGGAATATTTCGGCAGCAGAGAGAGCGTCAGACTCGCCTACCTCTTCGGCTCGGCTGCAGAGGGAAGGGAGGGGCCGTTGAGCGATATCGACATTGCCGTCAACCTCGACGAGTCGCTGGACGCTCGTGCGGGGTTCAGGATGCGGCTGAGGCTGATGTCCGAACTGGCGGGCATTCTGCGGACGGACCGTGTCGATCGGGTGGTGATGAACGATGCCCGCCGCTTCTGA
- a CDS encoding methyltransferase domain-containing protein: protein MDDAPFEIRDDEINVEEIMEKIRENIRRRKAAGIYPPDPDSLVTPQASAGSSTELARDLAYISGNWNIQNNSYFISSHRPVAGKVLVKGRELVHGEVRRYVDPVIWKQAEFNRATSQVLRDAAHRLSGVEDRIREFDDRVRELDSLLQQLRDDTSKQIKEVIKELRSQIGRQPLDKEQIKECESKDIRKAGWAKFYDHEITHEELEGNINHHKEFISLIEEYAHKSAQKDIPKLLEVGIGTATMSIYFSEMAFEVVGIDNDISIIYEAFRTNDRLGGYAKFLLMDIMDLNMLKPKYFDVAFSQGTMEHFDNETISKILERQLLVSNYVIFSVPSKYYPHREYGNERKMSLEEWNFILKSKGLNVIESGYYQDNWHVYCVIGEEQRD from the coding sequence ATGGATGACGCTCCGTTCGAGATTCGCGACGACGAGATCAACGTCGAAGAGATCATGGAAAAGATTCGCGAGAATATCCGGCGGCGGAAGGCGGCCGGGATCTATCCACCGGACCCTGACTCCCTCGTGACCCCGCAGGCTTCGGCCGGGAGCAGCACTGAGCTTGCCCGTGATCTCGCATATATCTCCGGCAATTGGAACATCCAGAACAACAGTTATTTCATCAGTTCCCACCGCCCCGTCGCTGGGAAGGTCCTGGTGAAGGGGCGGGAGCTCGTTCACGGCGAAGTGCGGCGATACGTCGACCCGGTGATCTGGAAGCAGGCCGAGTTCAACCGGGCTACGAGCCAGGTGCTTAGGGATGCCGCTCACAGACTCTCCGGGGTTGAGGATCGTATACGTGAGTTTGATGATCGGGTACGTGAGCTTGATTCTCTGCTGCAACAACTTCGGGATGACACCAGCAAACAGATTAAGGAAGTTATCAAGGAGTTACGATCTCAGATTGGGCGGCAACCCCTGGACAAGGAGCAGATTAAAGAGTGTGAGTCCAAAGATATTAGAAAGGCGGGTTGGGCAAAATTTTATGATCATGAGATTACACATGAGGAACTGGAGGGGAATATAAACCATCACAAAGAGTTTATTTCATTAATCGAAGAATATGCCCATAAATCCGCCCAAAAAGATATTCCTAAATTATTAGAAGTTGGAATAGGCACCGCAACAATGTCGATTTATTTTTCTGAGATGGCCTTTGAAGTGGTTGGGATTGATAACGATATCTCGATAATTTATGAAGCGTTTAGAACAAATGATAGATTGGGAGGTTATGCAAAGTTTTTGCTTATGGATATAATGGATTTAAATATGCTCAAGCCTAAATATTTCGATGTTGCCTTTTCCCAGGGTACAATGGAGCATTTTGACAATGAAACCATTTCGAAGATTTTAGAAAGACAACTCTTAGTTTCAAATTACGTGATTTTTTCTGTCCCGTCAAAATATTATCCGCACAGAGAGTATGGAAACGAGAGAAAAATGTCACTTGAAGAATGGAATTTCATATTAAAAAGTAAAGGCTTAAACGTTATCGAGAGCGGATATTATCAGGACAACTGGCATGTTTATTGTGTTATTGGGGAAGAGCAAAGAGATTGA
- a CDS encoding ABC transporter ATP-binding protein, with protein MNAIEVEHLRKVFRIPHEKRTTLYEALTGLFRPVHYETFPALRDITFSVEDGEMLGIIGENGSGKSTLLKILARILRPTSGVVSVNRRLTPFLELGVGFHPDFTAVENIRTYGTIMGLSKREIADKADGILEFAGLEKFRDTKLKNFSSGMQVRLAFSTAIQTDPEILLLDEVLAVGDMEFQQKCMDVLARYRNEGVTIVFVSHDLGSVRRFCDRTLLLRQGEQVALGETDEVIDRYVYGKIEAGTAEIVAPAGEAPPAKEATSGNGKVKITGVKFLNKFGAECTRFNAFDPMTIRIYYSARERIPDPVFGIALYSERGEHLYGTNTELKDVPIEFINGEGYIDLWIDRLPMLAGRFLLTVAAHTRSGECYDWQDKAYAFDVIPTGRDAGLFNIPCLWRL; from the coding sequence GTGAACGCAATCGAAGTGGAGCATCTGCGAAAAGTATTCCGAATCCCGCACGAGAAGCGGACCACGCTCTATGAAGCCCTGACCGGGCTCTTCCGGCCCGTGCACTACGAGACGTTCCCGGCGCTCCGCGATATTACTTTCTCCGTGGAGGATGGGGAGATGCTCGGGATCATCGGGGAGAACGGGAGCGGGAAGAGCACGCTCCTGAAGATTCTCGCCCGGATCCTGCGCCCGACTTCGGGGGTGGTCTCGGTGAACCGGCGGCTCACGCCGTTCCTCGAGCTCGGTGTCGGTTTCCACCCCGATTTTACAGCGGTCGAGAACATCAGAACCTACGGGACGATCATGGGTCTATCAAAGCGGGAGATTGCCGACAAGGCCGACGGCATCCTGGAATTCGCCGGGCTCGAGAAGTTCAGAGACACGAAGCTGAAGAACTTCTCATCCGGAATGCAGGTGCGGCTCGCGTTCTCGACCGCGATTCAGACCGATCCCGAGATCCTCCTCCTCGACGAGGTGCTCGCCGTCGGCGATATGGAGTTCCAGCAGAAGTGCATGGACGTACTCGCACGCTACCGAAACGAGGGTGTCACCATCGTCTTCGTCTCCCACGACTTGGGCTCGGTCCGGCGGTTCTGCGATCGGACCCTCCTCCTCCGTCAGGGGGAGCAGGTGGCCCTCGGCGAGACGGACGAGGTGATCGACCGCTACGTCTACGGCAAAATAGAAGCTGGGACTGCGGAGATCGTTGCGCCAGCCGGTGAAGCCCCTCCCGCCAAAGAGGCAACTTCGGGGAACGGCAAGGTGAAGATCACGGGTGTGAAATTCCTCAACAAGTTCGGTGCAGAGTGCACGCGATTCAATGCCTTCGATCCGATGACGATCAGAATTTATTACTCGGCCCGCGAACGGATTCCCGATCCGGTCTTCGGGATCGCTCTCTACTCCGAACGCGGGGAGCACCTCTACGGGACGAATACCGAGTTGAAAGACGTCCCGATCGAGTTTATTAATGGCGAGGGGTATATCGATCTCTGGATCGACAGGCTTCCGATGCTCGCCGGACGATTCCTGCTGACGGTTGCGGCTCACACCCGCAGTGGGGAGTGCTACGACTGGCAGGACAAGGCGTATGCGTTCGACGTCATCCCGACAGGGAGGGATGCCGGGCTTTTCAATATTCCCTGTTTATGGAGGCTGTGA